One genomic segment of Mytilus trossulus isolate FHL-02 chromosome 4, PNRI_Mtr1.1.1.hap1, whole genome shotgun sequence includes these proteins:
- the LOC134714996 gene encoding SH3 and PX domain-containing protein 2B-like isoform X6, whose translation MVLEVIEKSDSGWWFVNVDDKQGWVPSSYVERKDGLKENTAIRTNLGEDERYISTENYTPQNCDEIALEKGAVVEVLEKNLDGWWFVRSNGNEGIAPSTYLMKTEKAHIERVARASGVQIIGRMSDVSDLLQHSAHSESVTDKRGSVQHILKKQRSLERGGSLRPPPRLNSVNKASDEVMRALKRTDDHYVTITEFKDNVGDGISFCTGEIVQVLEKSDSGWWFVKIDGKEGWAPASYIGKTHMNGIEEEENVYHDIGEVADDADNSFNDDDTDSDDYEIPDPVKDDIKHEESVNNKLNDINTALQMRIKPSDLSNTKHGTSDKGAVKRPNSKPPPPPMAMKPVEIDVDDQISSQKTLKSPISNEPPLPPPKKGKDKPSLPPKKDNTGSANFQSVLKAKNTSDKPPQPPPKNSKPASLGSGFKNNSSDVSDQNKSPLAELKSKLTKPRDERKADNLLSPGQQRYKYTDVVPKDQRQSASQQESLVGVLKSKFGKRHDSSDDSISPVTSPKSDTGTKAFVLPQKTFHKPATPPKNVSPMSPKRLNHTPGKDLTRQHEEETSVNKSMGELKARFEKQQPEVSKKRPLKPKTVTNTHKSNSSISSESSSSTVDDKPSVKTSALKAMFEHSNSEPVSKQKLVAKTSSGSSKASGIAARSSKFESDKPLLKPPVQRSNNFSSNQLPLWSKSKVDQSKPMPVIPHKPLKPKTSIPPPLPAKSSSSNTEKVRPKLAIPQKPSNVDKNHNEMGDKQRGITEVSKIIANGKQSTTSQEESEPPTPPQKDYEVLSKCTSSQYKTLFDYIGESEGEFGFKSGENVEVLQQTDEWWFIKVHEEEGWAPASYIENCETTKFDEVFHQQYRAVVEFFADADGEIDLNYGDILDVLEETDTGWWLVRNGRMEGWAPSEYMEKV comes from the exons ATGGTGTTAGAAGTTATAGAGAAAAGTGACAGTG gttGGTGGTTTGTTAATGTTGATGACAAACAAGGATGGGTACCAAGTTCTTATGTGGAAAGGAAAGATGGACTCAAGGAAAATACAGCAATTAGGACTAATTTAGGAGAAG ATGAACGTTACATAAGTACAGAAAACTACACCCCCCAGAACTGTGATGAGATAGCTCTAGAGAAAGGAGCTGTTGTAGAGGTTTTGGAGAAAAACTTGGATGGATGGTGGTTTGTCAG ATCCAATGGTAATGAAGGTATAGCTCCAAGTACTTACCTAATGAAAACTGAGAAAGCTCATATAGAACGTGTAGCCCGTGCTTCTGGAGTACAAATCATTGGTCGTATGAGTGATGTCAGTGATCTGCTTCAACACTCTGCCCATTCAGAATCTGTGACTGACAAAAGAGGCAGTGTCCAACATATCCTAAAGAAACAGAGATCTTTAGAAAGAGGGGGATCATTACGACCTCCACCTAGACTAAACTCTGTAAATAAG GCATCAGACGAGGTGATGAGAGCACTGAAAAGGACAGATGATCACTATGTTACAATCACAGAGTTTAAAGACAATGTGGGAGATGGAATATCATTTTGCACAGGAGAAATTGTCCAG GTCTTGGAGAAGTCAGACAGTGGCTGGTGGTTTGTTAAAATAGATGGTAAAGAAGGATGGGCTCCTGCTTCTTACATAGGAAAGACACATATGAATGGAATTGAGGAG gAAGAAAATGTGTATCATGACATAGGAGAAGTAGCAGACGATGCTGATAATAGTTTTAATGATGATGATACTGATAGTGATGATTATGAAATCCCTGACCCTGTGAAAGATGACATTAAACATGAGGAATCTGTAAATAATAAACTTAATGATATAAACACAGCATTACAGATGAGGATTAAACCATCGGATCTTAGTAATACAAAACATGGAACATCAGATAAAGGGGCTGTAAAAAGACCAAATTCTAAACCCCCGCCTCCACCAATGGCCATGAAACCTGTTGAAATTGATGTGGATGATCAAATATCGTctcaaaaaactttaaaatctcCGATTTCAAATGAACCACCTTTACCACCTCCTAAAAAGGGTAAAGACAAACCGAGTTTGCCACCGAAAAAAGATAATACAGGAAGTGCTAATTTTCAATCTGTATTGAAAGCGAAAAATACATCTGACAAACCACCACAACCACCTCCAAAGAACAGTAAACCGGCTTCTCTGGGCTCaggttttaaaaataattcttcAGATGTTTCTGATCAGAATAAAAGTCCTCTTGCTGAACTGAAGAGTAAACTTACAAAACCGAGAGATGAAAGAAAGGCAGATAACTTATTATCTCCAGGACAGCAACGTTACAAATATACGGATGTTGTTCCCAAGGATCAAAGACAATCTGCTTCTCAACAAGAATCTCTTGTTGGAgtattaaaatctaaatttggAAAAAGGCATGACTCTTCTGATGACAGTATATCGCCTGTAACAAGTCCTAAATCTGACACTGGAACAAAGGCCTTTGTTTTACCCCAAAAGACATTTCATAAACCAGCAACACCCCCTAAAAATGTGTCTCCAATGTCACCAAAAAGACTGAATCATACTCCAGGAAAAGATTTAACAAGACAACATGAGGAAGAAACTAGTGTCAATAAATCTATGGGTGAATTGAAAGCGAGATTTGAAAAACAACAACCAGAGGTATCCAAGAAACGACCATTAAAACCAAAAACTGTGACAAATACGCATAAAAGTAACTCTagtattagttctgaaagttcaTCTTCGACAGTTGATGACAAACCAAGTGTTAAAACTAGTGCGTTAAAAGCAATGTTTGAACATTCTAATTCAGAGCCAGTTTCTAAGCAGAAACTTGTTGCTAAGACAAGTTCTGGTAGCAGTAAAGCATCAGGAATTGCTGCCAGAAGTTCAAAGTTTGAAAGTGATAAACCATTATTAAAGCCACCTGTGCAAAGATCAAACAATTTTTCTTCAAACCAACTTCCATTGTGGTCAAAATCAAAAGTGGATCAATCTAAACCTATGCCAGTTATCCCTCATAAACCATTAAAACCCAAAACATCAATCCCTCCACCTTTACCAGCAAAATCATCAAGTAGTAATACAGAAAAAGTAAGACCTAAATTAGCCATACCCCAAAAACCATCTAATGTGGATAAAAATCATAATGAAATGGGAGATAAACAAAGGGGAATAACTGAAGTGTCAAAGATAATAGCAAATGGAAAACAGTCTACTACAAGCCAGGAAGAAAGTGAGCCACCAACGCCACCACAAAAAGATTATGAAGTTCTATCTAAGTGTACATCTTCtcaatataaaacattatttgattaCATTGGGGAAAGTGAAGGAGAATTTGGATTCAAGTCGGGAGAGAATGTTGAAGTATTGCAACAAACAGACGAATGGTGGTTTATAAAGGTACATGAAGAAGAGGGTTGGGCTCCAGCATCATATATAGAAAACTGTGAAACAACAAAATTTGATGAGGTCTTTCATCAACAGTATCGAGCAGTTGTAGAATTTTTTGCTGATGCTGATGGTGAAATAGATTTGAATTATGGTGACATTTTGGACGTTTTAGAAGAAACGGACACTGGGTGGTGGTTAGTTAGGAATGGTAGAATGGAAGGTTGGGCGCCTTCTGAATATATGGAAAAGGTGTAA
- the LOC134714996 gene encoding SH3 and PX domain-containing protein 2B-like isoform X5, with the protein MADWVSSGIMEYESDGWWFVNVDDKQGWVPSSYVERKDGLKENTAIRTNLGEDERYISTENYTPQNCDEIALEKGAVVEVLEKNLDGWWFVRSNGNEGIAPSTYLMKTEKAHIERVARASGVQIIGRMSDVSDLLQHSAHSESVTDKRGSVQHILKKQRSLERGGSLRPPPRLNSVNKASDEVMRALKRTDDHYVTITEFKDNVGDGISFCTGEIVQVLEKSDSGWWFVKIDGKEGWAPASYIGKTHMNGIEEEENVYHDIGEVADDADNSFNDDDTDSDDYEIPDPVKDDIKHEESVNNKLNDINTALQMRIKPSDLSNTKHGTSDKGAVKRPNSKPPPPPMAMKPVEIDVDDQISSQKTLKSPISNEPPLPPPKKGKDKPSLPPKKDNTGSANFQSVLKAKNTSDKPPQPPPKNSKPASLGSGFKNNSSDVSDQNKSPLAELKSKLTKPRDERKADNLLSPGQQRYKYTDVVPKDQRQSASQQESLVGVLKSKFGKRHDSSDDSISPVTSPKSDTGTKAFVLPQKTFHKPATPPKNVSPMSPKRLNHTPGKDLTRQHEEETSVNKSMGELKARFEKQQPEVSKKRPLKPKTVTNTHKSNSSISSESSSSTVDDKPSVKTSALKAMFEHSNSEPVSKQKLVAKTSSGSSKASGIAARSSKFESDKPLLKPPVQRSNNFSSNQLPLWSKSKVDQSKPMPVIPHKPLKPKTSIPPPLPAKSSSSNTEKVRPKLAIPQKPSNVDKNHNEMGDKQRGITEVSKIIANGKQSTTSQEESEPPTPPQKDYEVLSKCTSSQYKTLFDYIGESEGEFGFKSGENVEVLQQTDEWWFIKVHEEEGWAPASYIENCETTKFDEVFHQQYRAVVEFFADADGEIDLNYGDILDVLEETDTGWWLVRNGRMEGWAPSEYMEKV; encoded by the exons ATGGCTGACTGGGTCAGTAGTGGGATTATGGAATACGAATCAGATG gttGGTGGTTTGTTAATGTTGATGACAAACAAGGATGGGTACCAAGTTCTTATGTGGAAAGGAAAGATGGACTCAAGGAAAATACAGCAATTAGGACTAATTTAGGAGAAG ATGAACGTTACATAAGTACAGAAAACTACACCCCCCAGAACTGTGATGAGATAGCTCTAGAGAAAGGAGCTGTTGTAGAGGTTTTGGAGAAAAACTTGGATGGATGGTGGTTTGTCAG ATCCAATGGTAATGAAGGTATAGCTCCAAGTACTTACCTAATGAAAACTGAGAAAGCTCATATAGAACGTGTAGCCCGTGCTTCTGGAGTACAAATCATTGGTCGTATGAGTGATGTCAGTGATCTGCTTCAACACTCTGCCCATTCAGAATCTGTGACTGACAAAAGAGGCAGTGTCCAACATATCCTAAAGAAACAGAGATCTTTAGAAAGAGGGGGATCATTACGACCTCCACCTAGACTAAACTCTGTAAATAAG GCATCAGACGAGGTGATGAGAGCACTGAAAAGGACAGATGATCACTATGTTACAATCACAGAGTTTAAAGACAATGTGGGAGATGGAATATCATTTTGCACAGGAGAAATTGTCCAG GTCTTGGAGAAGTCAGACAGTGGCTGGTGGTTTGTTAAAATAGATGGTAAAGAAGGATGGGCTCCTGCTTCTTACATAGGAAAGACACATATGAATGGAATTGAGGAG gAAGAAAATGTGTATCATGACATAGGAGAAGTAGCAGACGATGCTGATAATAGTTTTAATGATGATGATACTGATAGTGATGATTATGAAATCCCTGACCCTGTGAAAGATGACATTAAACATGAGGAATCTGTAAATAATAAACTTAATGATATAAACACAGCATTACAGATGAGGATTAAACCATCGGATCTTAGTAATACAAAACATGGAACATCAGATAAAGGGGCTGTAAAAAGACCAAATTCTAAACCCCCGCCTCCACCAATGGCCATGAAACCTGTTGAAATTGATGTGGATGATCAAATATCGTctcaaaaaactttaaaatctcCGATTTCAAATGAACCACCTTTACCACCTCCTAAAAAGGGTAAAGACAAACCGAGTTTGCCACCGAAAAAAGATAATACAGGAAGTGCTAATTTTCAATCTGTATTGAAAGCGAAAAATACATCTGACAAACCACCACAACCACCTCCAAAGAACAGTAAACCGGCTTCTCTGGGCTCaggttttaaaaataattcttcAGATGTTTCTGATCAGAATAAAAGTCCTCTTGCTGAACTGAAGAGTAAACTTACAAAACCGAGAGATGAAAGAAAGGCAGATAACTTATTATCTCCAGGACAGCAACGTTACAAATATACGGATGTTGTTCCCAAGGATCAAAGACAATCTGCTTCTCAACAAGAATCTCTTGTTGGAgtattaaaatctaaatttggAAAAAGGCATGACTCTTCTGATGACAGTATATCGCCTGTAACAAGTCCTAAATCTGACACTGGAACAAAGGCCTTTGTTTTACCCCAAAAGACATTTCATAAACCAGCAACACCCCCTAAAAATGTGTCTCCAATGTCACCAAAAAGACTGAATCATACTCCAGGAAAAGATTTAACAAGACAACATGAGGAAGAAACTAGTGTCAATAAATCTATGGGTGAATTGAAAGCGAGATTTGAAAAACAACAACCAGAGGTATCCAAGAAACGACCATTAAAACCAAAAACTGTGACAAATACGCATAAAAGTAACTCTagtattagttctgaaagttcaTCTTCGACAGTTGATGACAAACCAAGTGTTAAAACTAGTGCGTTAAAAGCAATGTTTGAACATTCTAATTCAGAGCCAGTTTCTAAGCAGAAACTTGTTGCTAAGACAAGTTCTGGTAGCAGTAAAGCATCAGGAATTGCTGCCAGAAGTTCAAAGTTTGAAAGTGATAAACCATTATTAAAGCCACCTGTGCAAAGATCAAACAATTTTTCTTCAAACCAACTTCCATTGTGGTCAAAATCAAAAGTGGATCAATCTAAACCTATGCCAGTTATCCCTCATAAACCATTAAAACCCAAAACATCAATCCCTCCACCTTTACCAGCAAAATCATCAAGTAGTAATACAGAAAAAGTAAGACCTAAATTAGCCATACCCCAAAAACCATCTAATGTGGATAAAAATCATAATGAAATGGGAGATAAACAAAGGGGAATAACTGAAGTGTCAAAGATAATAGCAAATGGAAAACAGTCTACTACAAGCCAGGAAGAAAGTGAGCCACCAACGCCACCACAAAAAGATTATGAAGTTCTATCTAAGTGTACATCTTCtcaatataaaacattatttgattaCATTGGGGAAAGTGAAGGAGAATTTGGATTCAAGTCGGGAGAGAATGTTGAAGTATTGCAACAAACAGACGAATGGTGGTTTATAAAGGTACATGAAGAAGAGGGTTGGGCTCCAGCATCATATATAGAAAACTGTGAAACAACAAAATTTGATGAGGTCTTTCATCAACAGTATCGAGCAGTTGTAGAATTTTTTGCTGATGCTGATGGTGAAATAGATTTGAATTATGGTGACATTTTGGACGTTTTAGAAGAAACGGACACTGGGTGGTGGTTAGTTAGGAATGGTAGAATGGAAGGTTGGGCGCCTTCTGAATATATGGAAAAGGTGTAA